In Phycisphaerae bacterium, the following proteins share a genomic window:
- a CDS encoding tetratricopeptide repeat protein → MTNRVILLALAASAAWAGPAAGDSHAPDGDQAFDFIITAKEVRIDLTAAGTSGANRLECYREGQEAPVFAQPLASGEPVRLAFEETGVYVLKLAGGGDQDATAYRCLVDWEPPIVELRAVDLVEGRLAIEWVAFDRHFGAQPISLYLVDDSDQRLLSRTGNGGWIRADVDPLPDGARVKVVATDLAGNATAAMSEPIVTPPRQPVATAPASQPVSQVQAEPAAKAPIEIPPDARLHHVIGSRYRASGQFRLARYHLDKAVEFCPKFVDAYVDLSAVLGLMERYNEARQACERALAIDPNHLGALEELGTLHVRQGRLVEAIDCFERLTQIDGKHVRGWLSLGDACWMAGRFDRSREAWEKARTLAAEAKSPLLAQVEKRCRMASPPAGG, encoded by the coding sequence ATGACCAATCGGGTGATTCTGCTTGCTCTGGCTGCATCAGCGGCATGGGCCGGACCCGCCGCTGGCGATTCCCATGCGCCAGATGGCGATCAGGCTTTTGATTTTATCATTACAGCTAAAGAAGTCAGGATTGACCTGACCGCCGCGGGAACTTCCGGGGCGAATCGGCTGGAGTGTTACCGGGAAGGTCAGGAAGCACCGGTCTTCGCCCAGCCGCTGGCCAGCGGCGAGCCGGTCCGTCTGGCCTTCGAGGAAACCGGGGTCTACGTCCTGAAGCTGGCCGGTGGGGGGGATCAAGACGCCACAGCCTACCGGTGCCTGGTGGACTGGGAGCCGCCGATCGTGGAACTGCGGGCGGTGGACCTGGTCGAAGGACGGCTGGCGATCGAGTGGGTGGCCTTCGACCGTCACTTCGGCGCCCAGCCGATCAGCCTGTACCTGGTTGACGATTCCGACCAGCGCCTGCTCAGCCGCACCGGCAACGGCGGGTGGATCAGGGCCGACGTCGACCCGCTGCCGGATGGCGCGCGGGTGAAGGTGGTGGCGACGGATTTGGCCGGCAACGCGACGGCTGCGATGTCGGAACCGATCGTCACGCCGCCGCGACAACCGGTCGCCACCGCGCCGGCATCGCAGCCGGTAAGCCAGGTTCAAGCCGAACCAGCCGCCAAAGCGCCCATCGAGATCCCACCCGACGCGCGCCTTCATCACGTCATCGGCTCGCGCTATCGCGCCTCCGGACAGTTCCGCCTCGCCCGCTATCACCTGGACAAGGCGGTGGAGTTTTGTCCGAAATTTGTTGATGCGTATGTCGATCTGTCGGCTGTACTTGGCCTGATGGAACGCTATAATGAGGCGCGGCAAGCCTGCGAGCGGGCCCTGGCGATCGACCCGAATCATCTCGGCGCGCTCGAAGAGCTCGGTACTCTGCACGTTCGGCAGGGACGGCTGGTCGAGGCGATCGACTGTTTCGAGCGACTGACGCAAATCGACGGCAAGCACGTTCGCGGGTGGCTTAGTTTGGGTGATGCCTGCTGGATGGCCGGGCGGTTCGACCGGTCGCGAGAGGCATGGGAAAAGGCCCGGACGCTGGCCGCGGAGGCCAAATCGCCGCTGCTGGCCCAGGTCGAAAAGCGGTGCCGAATGGCGAGCCCGCCGGCAGGCGGCTGA
- the holA gene encoding DNA polymerase III subunit delta: protein MAKQPAAKSIYVIAGKDRYLKQAAAHDLQNSLLGEDEGMGLSTYDGKAVDIGTMLDELHTVPFLAPRRVVIIDDADKLISEERDLFEKYFAQPSQTGVLVLMCETWRSNTKLAKALPKIGQLITAEPKKGRELAQWVSSEAKRLGKNLPVNVAQSLVEVVGSDTGRIINELEKLSLFVGQRPTITLEDVEQLSGPTAEQSIFLINDLMAEGKAEEALTTLDRLMRNDRSAEYTMVGALAFSLRRLLKARALADAGYSLRDIPRECGITYPGLADRFMAQVKRFTAAELKHLLAELAEADRASKTGVGDAKLNLEKFIVCAANPR, encoded by the coding sequence ATGGCGAAACAACCAGCGGCAAAATCGATCTACGTGATCGCGGGCAAGGACCGCTACCTCAAGCAGGCCGCCGCCCACGACCTGCAGAACAGCCTGCTGGGCGAAGATGAGGGGATGGGGCTTTCCACCTACGACGGCAAGGCGGTGGACATCGGCACCATGCTGGACGAACTCCACACCGTGCCGTTCCTCGCGCCGCGCCGTGTGGTGATCATCGACGACGCCGACAAGCTGATCAGCGAGGAGCGGGACCTCTTTGAGAAGTACTTCGCCCAGCCGAGCCAGACCGGCGTGCTCGTGCTCATGTGCGAGACCTGGCGGAGCAACACCAAGCTGGCCAAGGCCCTGCCGAAGATCGGTCAACTGATCACCGCCGAACCGAAGAAGGGCCGCGAACTGGCCCAGTGGGTCAGCAGCGAGGCCAAGCGTCTGGGCAAGAACCTGCCCGTCAACGTCGCCCAGAGCCTGGTCGAGGTGGTCGGCTCGGACACCGGACGCATCATCAACGAGCTGGAAAAACTCTCGCTGTTCGTCGGGCAGCGGCCGACCATCACGCTCGAGGACGTCGAGCAGCTCTCCGGCCCCACCGCCGAGCAGAGCATCTTCCTGATCAACGACCTGATGGCCGAGGGCAAGGCGGAAGAGGCCCTGACCACCCTCGACCGTCTGATGCGAAACGACCGCTCAGCCGAGTACACGATGGTGGGCGCGCTGGCGTTCTCCCTTCGGCGGCTGCTCAAGGCCCGCGCATTGGCCGACGCGGGCTACTCGCTGCGGGACATCCCGCGCGAGTGTGGCATCACGTATCCCGGTCTGGCCGACCGGTTCATGGCCCAGGTCAAGCGTTTCACCGCGGCCGAACTGAAACACCTGCTCGCCGAGTTGGCCGAGGCCGACCGGGCGAGCAAAACCGGCGTCGGCGACGCGAAACTGAACTTGGAAAAGTTCATCGTATGCGCGGCAAATCCAAGATGA